A genome region from Erigeron canadensis isolate Cc75 chromosome 3, C_canadensis_v1, whole genome shotgun sequence includes the following:
- the LOC122590955 gene encoding myosin-binding protein 1-like, with protein MGTKNNSSFQSPNYFHNLSKALEFAVSEWLLMFLLFIDACFTYLIAKFASYCQLQGPCLLCSRYDHVLARDNKGIHRDSICNHHKSEISSVVLCHVHDRLVDPHGICENCLLSFASNKLDDETLRLLVRNMKSDPLHKDSNRDSIGSRICGCCNDQYLSKDYVKNLLSASTAHYDDSESLLMNGEHAKNEKNIFVDESLESFKSSHIGENHIASSSEFKYQKVDVNSDNELEHPVSDNGSAHALVPGDHLQSASHFEVPYLHNGHTTVATRDSKELKWQGSKEDMSQITEQISLKEVLLPSSNNVETPVDPFLDTRKDEPIKDPMTESDPSATTNGHQVSNYLDLGDAYKLAISTKARQLSGKLLDQRSFKDSSARANEDLKILLPHRSNDNLISPKLSFNSDELTSMHFLQSRISLERNESNLSLDGSVLSEIEGESMVDRLKRQVEHDKRLMGALYRELEEERNASAVATNQAMAMITRLQEEKAALYTEALQSLRMMEEQAEYDSEALQKANDLIEEKDKQIQELEDLLTKTNEDIRD; from the exons ATGGGTACGAAGAATAACTCCTCTTTCCAGTCACCAAACTATTTCCACAATCTTTCAAAGGCGTTAGAGTTTGCAGTTTCTGAATGGCTgctaatgtttttattattcatCGATGCATGTTTCACGTATTTGATCGCAAAGTTTGCATCCTACTGTCAACTTCAAGGTCCATGTCTACTTTGCTCAAGATATGATCACGTTCTAGCCAGGGATAATAAAGGAATCCACAGGGATTCGATATGTAATCATCACAAATCCGAGATATCTTCCGTAGTTCTTTGCCATGTTCATGATAGACTCGTTGATCCTCATGGAATATGTGAAAATTGTCTTTTGTCATTTGCCAGTAACAAGTTGGATGATGAAACTCTCAGATTGTTAGTCAGAAACATGAAATCTGACCCCTTACATAAAGATAGCAACCGTGATTCTATAGGTTCACGAATCTGTGGTTGTTGCAATGACCAATATCTTTCAAAAGACTACGTGAAAAACCTGCTTTCTGCAAGTACAGCTCATTATGATGATTCTGAATCTCTATTAATGAATGGGGAGCATGCTAAGaatgaaaaaaacatatttgtgGATGAGTCTCTTGAATCTTTTAAATCTTCCCACATTGGAGAGAATCATATTGCCAGTTCCTCAGAGTTTAAATATCAGAAAGTTGATGTTAATTCTGATAATGAATTAGAACACCCTGTTTCTGATAATGGAAGTGCCCATGCTCTTGTTCCCGGGGATCATTTGCAGTCCGCTTCACATTTTGAAGTTCCTTATCTTCATAATGGGCATACAACTGTTGCAACACGTGATTCAAAGGAACTTAAATGGCAGGGTAGTAAGGAAGATATGTCTCAGATTACTGAGCAAATCTCCCTCAAGGAGGTTCTACTTCCGTCGTCCAATAATGTAGAAACTCCCGTTGATCCGTTTCTAGATACAA GAAAAGATGAACCGATCAAGGATCCCATGACTGAAAGTGATCCATCTGCAACTACAAATGGCCACCAAGTATCAAACTATCTGGATCTTGGCGATGCATATAAGCTTGCTATAAGCACTAAAGCAAGACAACTCTCTGGGAAGCTTCTTGATCAGAGGTCCTTCAAAGATTCTTCAGCAAGAGCCAATGAAGATTTAAAAATCCTTTTACCACATAGATCTAATGACAATCTAATAAGTCCCAAACTATCTTTTAACAGTGACGAGTTAACGAGTATGCATTTCCTTCAAAGCAGAATCTCTTTGGAAAGAAACGAGTCCAATCTTTCATTAGATGGAAGCGTTTTGAGTGAGATTGAGGGAGAAAGTATGGTCGATAGATTGAAACGACAAGTTGAACACGATAAAAGACTTATGGGAGCATTGTATAGAGAATTAGAGGAAGAAAGAAACGCTTCTGCTGTGGCTACAAATCAAGCAATGGCTATGATTACTAGATTACAAGAAGAAAAAGCTGCATTATATACAGAAGCTTTACAATCTTTAAGGATGATGGAAGAACAAGCAGAGTATGATAGTGAAGCCTTACAAAAAGCAAACGATCTTATTGAAGAAAAGGATAAACAAATTCAAGAGTTGGAAGACCTCCTTACAAAAACAAACGAAGATATTAGAGATTGA
- the LOC122590956 gene encoding protein TRIGALACTOSYLDIACYLGLYCEROL 4, chloroplastic — protein MANLRTSMDASFYDLNIATPQTLTASARSIPGEPVPLDGAYSSKLLRMQQLSLLGRGFPLGLIPSFAPPLSSHNKDSASLSLQTIWLKQPTENWWLGLVGQLRPIKLLSSVKAESFRADSAMPRFKRVVKKFLDKSFYSLGLFSHLDFSESTSLLVNIERDGQSENRRTKAVVFHKLPNHDLTLEAAWPELFVDRNGKYWDMPESISLDCLSLVSDSGLRYRFGIHKNGGSTKALDSFEGETPASLRPGICAKTAFSYEKSRDLWRIPETKEDLGIVKTKKGEFRNMAYDLRMKEPHAAISGIFGGTCEAWLSGKELDTSSAKRSPFGADLFGSVCFALQHGKFRKRYGDLTRFDARLDMSSASALINGFSNTSKSSWASPQLNLILQQQVAGPLVFRINSKVAFGSSSGGCGPHIEDVIYSLNYSMRYLASGKVVAWYSPKRNEGMVEMRVFEF, from the exons atggcaAATTTGAGAACATCAATGGATGCATCGTTTTATGACCTGAACATAGCAACCCCTCAAACACTGACAGCCTCTGCAAGGTCAATTCCTGGTGAACCAGTCCCTTTGGATGGAGCATATTCAAGCAAACTTCTTAGAATGCAACAATTGTCACTTTTGGGAAGAGGCTTTCCGTTGGGTCTAATTCCTTCTTTTGCTCCACCTTTATCTTCACATAATAAAGATTCTGCCTCTTTATCTCTTCAGACTATCTGGCTCAAACAACCTACTGAAAATTG GTGGCTTGGACTGGTTGGGCAGCTTCGTCCAATAAAGCTGTTATCTTCGGTTAAAGCGGAAAGTTTTCGAGCGGATTCGGCTATGCCTAGATTTAAACGTGTTGTCAAGAAGTTTCTTGACAAATCATTCTATTCTCTTGGTTTATTTTCCCACTTGGATTTCAGTGAATCCACTTCTCTGTTGGTAAATATTGAAAGGGATGGTCAAAGTGAGAATCGACGTACCAAGGCCGTTGTCTTCCACAAG CTTCCAAATCATGATCTTACTTTAGAAGCTGCTTGGCCTGAGCTTTTTGTGGACCGCAATGGTAAATACTGGGACATGCCTGAGTCAATATCACTGGACTGCCTGTCTCTTGTGTCTGATTCGGGTTTACGCTATCGCTTTGGCATCCATAAAAATGGTGGTTCTACTAAAGCACTTGACTCCTTCGAAGGTGAAACTCCTGCTTCTTTGAGACCAGGAATTTGTGCCAAAACTGCCTTTTCGTATGAAAAGAGTAGAGACCTTTGGAGAATACCAGAGACAAAAGAGGATCTAGGCATAGTCAAGACCAAAAAGGGTGAATTCCGGAACATGGCCTATGATTTGCGTATGAAAGAACCACATGCTGCAATATCCggaatttttg GCGGTACCTGCGAGGCATGGTTAAGTGGAAAGGAGTTAGACACTTCATCTGCCAAAAGAAGTCCATTTGGTGCAGATCTATTTGGCTCAGTTTGTTTTGCTTTGCAACATGGAAAGTTTAGAAAACGGTATGGCGACCTAACACGGTTTGATGCTCGTTTAGACATGTCCTCTGCTTCAGCTCTAATCAATGGCTTTTCAAATACTTCAAAGTCTTCTTGGGCTTCTCCCCAACTAAATTTGATCCTACAACAGCAG GTTGCAGGACCTCTTGTTTTTAGGATAAATTCAAAGGTTGCATTTGGGTCTTCGAGTGGAGGGTGTGGTCCACATATAGAAGATGTAATATATAGCTTGAATTACTCAATGAGGTACCTGGCATCTGGTAAAGTGGTAGCTTGGTATTCCCCAAAGAGAAATGAGGGGATGGTTGAGATGCGAGTTTTCGAGTTTTAG
- the LOC122594404 gene encoding putative invertase inhibitor: protein MSSSSSFFLALSLSLFFIYTNGQDLIYKTCKTSSLQDPNVKLQFCTTSLQAAPASHCADLKGLGMMSIRLVRYNVTDTRCYIKQLLQNTKKLDPYVKACLNDCFELYSDAIPAIKQAMKSYNSKRYFDANVQISSVMDATTTCEDGFKDKKGVISPLTKRNDATFQLSAMALSIMNIIQSGSQ, encoded by the coding sequence ATGAgttcttcttcatctttctttCTTGCCCTTTCACTTTCCTTATTCTTTATATACACTAATGGCCAAGATCTCATATACAAAACTTGCAAAACCTCCTCACTACAAGACCCCAATGTCAAGCTCCAATTTTGCACCACTTCTCTCCAAGCTGCACCGGCTAGCCATTGTGCGGACCTTAAAGGCCTCGGCATGATGTCCATTAGGCTAGTAAGGTATAACGTTACCGACACTAGGTGTTACATCAAACAACTACTTCAGAACACCAAAAAGCTTGATCCTTACGTGAAAGCGTGTTTGAATGATTGTTTTGAGCTTTATTCTGACGCTATCCCGGCTATCAAACAGGCCATGAAGAGTTACAATTCCAAACGTTATTTTGATGCAAATGTGCAAATAAGTTCGGTTATGGATGCGACCACCACTTGCGAAGACGGGTTCAAAGACAAGAAGGGTGTCATTTCGCCATTGACTAAGCGAAATGATGCAACTTTTCAGCTGTCCGCTATGGCACTTTCCATTATGAATATTATTCAGAGTGGTTCACAATAG
- the LOC122592441 gene encoding probable purine permease 11 isoform X2 — protein sequence MLPDEEDSVVVNNGTTQLSLLPLAKLKRWQWWLLVAFNVSFLIIGQIAAVLLGRFYYDHGGNSKWMATLVQTIGFPILFIPYIIIPSSKQSSSTSAPSFSLPVIFVIYIVVGALIAGDNMLYSVGLLYLSASTYSLICATQLGFNAIFSYFINSQKFTALIFNSVVNLSLSAALIATNDDSDKPSGVTKGKYILGFIATLSASALYSLLLSIMQLTFQKVIKKETFSVVLELQIYTSFFATCVSTVGLFASGEWRTLSGEMDSFSKGGLAYVMTLVWTAVAWQVCSVGVVGLIFVVSSLFSNVISTLSLALTPLAAVAVFHDNMNSVKIIAMLLGIWGFCTYIYQNYLDDLADKRKQTDATVLSEASSPLLD from the exons ATGCTGCCag ATGAAGAAGATTCAGTTGTGGTAAACAACGGAACTACTCAGTTAAGCCTATTGCCACTTGCGAAGCTCAAACGCTGGCAATGGTGGCTTCTTGTTGCCTTTAACGTATCTTTTCTCATTATTGGTCAAATTGCTGCTGTTcttcttggtcgattttattaTGACCATGGTGGAAATAGTAAATGGATGGCTACACTTGTTCAAACCATAGGATTCCCGATCCTTTTCATTCCGTATATTATTATTCCATCATCTAAACAGTCATCGAGTACATCCGCCCCGTCTTTCTCACTACCAGTTATTTTTGTCATCTATATAGTTGTTGGTGCTCTAATTGCTGGCGACAATATGTTATACTCTGTGGGATTACTATACCTCTCGGCCTCGACTTACTCACTTATTTGTGCTACCCAATTAGGGTTCAATGCAATATTTTCGTATTTCATAAATTCCCAAAAGTTTACtgctttaatttttaattctgtGGTGAATCTTTCATTATCTGCCGCTTTGATTGCAACTAATGATGATTCTGATAAACCGTCTGGAGTCACAAAAGGGAAATACATTCTTGGTTTCATAGCTACACTTAGTGCTTCTGCACTTTACTCCCTTTTACTTTCCATCATGCAACTTACCTTCCAAAAAGTCATTAAAAAGGAAACGTTTTCTGTGGTTCTTGAGCTTCAAATTTATACATCCTTCTTTGCCACCTGTGTTTCTACTGTGGGTCTTTTTGCTAGCGGTGAGTGGAGGACTTTGAGTGGTGAAATGGACAGTTTTAGCAAGGGGGGTTTGGCTTATGTGATGACTTTGGTATGGACAGCTGTGGCTTGGCAAGTGTGTTCGGTTGGGGTCGTGGGGTTGATTTTTGTGGTGTCATCTTTGTTTTCAAATGTGATTAGTACTCTCTCATTGGCTCTGACACCTCTGGCCGCAGTGGCTGTGTTTCATGACAACATGAACAGTGTAAAGATAATTGCTATGCTACTGGGCATTTGGGGTTTCTGTACTTACATTTATCAGAATTATTTAGATGATCTTGCGGATAAGAGGAAACAAACGGATGCTACTG TTTTATCAGAAGCATCTTCACCATTGCTAGACTGA
- the LOC122592441 gene encoding probable purine permease 11 isoform X1 — MLPDEEDSVVVNNGTTQLSLLPLAKLKRWQWWLLVAFNVSFLIIGQIAAVLLGRFYYDHGGNSKWMATLVQTIGFPILFIPYIIIPSSKQSSSTSAPSFSLPVIFVIYIVVGALIAGDNMLYSVGLLYLSASTYSLICATQLGFNAIFSYFINSQKFTALIFNSVVNLSLSAALIATNDDSDKPSGVTKGKYILGFIATLSASALYSLLLSIMQLTFQKVIKKETFSVVLELQIYTSFFATCVSTVGLFASGEWRTLSGEMDSFSKGGLAYVMTLVWTAVAWQVCSVGVVGLIFVVSSLFSNVISTLSLALTPLAAVAVFHDNMNSVKIIAMLLGIWGFCTYIYQNYLDDLADKRKQTDATGAVLSEASSPLLD, encoded by the exons ATGCTGCCag ATGAAGAAGATTCAGTTGTGGTAAACAACGGAACTACTCAGTTAAGCCTATTGCCACTTGCGAAGCTCAAACGCTGGCAATGGTGGCTTCTTGTTGCCTTTAACGTATCTTTTCTCATTATTGGTCAAATTGCTGCTGTTcttcttggtcgattttattaTGACCATGGTGGAAATAGTAAATGGATGGCTACACTTGTTCAAACCATAGGATTCCCGATCCTTTTCATTCCGTATATTATTATTCCATCATCTAAACAGTCATCGAGTACATCCGCCCCGTCTTTCTCACTACCAGTTATTTTTGTCATCTATATAGTTGTTGGTGCTCTAATTGCTGGCGACAATATGTTATACTCTGTGGGATTACTATACCTCTCGGCCTCGACTTACTCACTTATTTGTGCTACCCAATTAGGGTTCAATGCAATATTTTCGTATTTCATAAATTCCCAAAAGTTTACtgctttaatttttaattctgtGGTGAATCTTTCATTATCTGCCGCTTTGATTGCAACTAATGATGATTCTGATAAACCGTCTGGAGTCACAAAAGGGAAATACATTCTTGGTTTCATAGCTACACTTAGTGCTTCTGCACTTTACTCCCTTTTACTTTCCATCATGCAACTTACCTTCCAAAAAGTCATTAAAAAGGAAACGTTTTCTGTGGTTCTTGAGCTTCAAATTTATACATCCTTCTTTGCCACCTGTGTTTCTACTGTGGGTCTTTTTGCTAGCGGTGAGTGGAGGACTTTGAGTGGTGAAATGGACAGTTTTAGCAAGGGGGGTTTGGCTTATGTGATGACTTTGGTATGGACAGCTGTGGCTTGGCAAGTGTGTTCGGTTGGGGTCGTGGGGTTGATTTTTGTGGTGTCATCTTTGTTTTCAAATGTGATTAGTACTCTCTCATTGGCTCTGACACCTCTGGCCGCAGTGGCTGTGTTTCATGACAACATGAACAGTGTAAAGATAATTGCTATGCTACTGGGCATTTGGGGTTTCTGTACTTACATTTATCAGAATTATTTAGATGATCTTGCGGATAAGAGGAAACAAACGGATGCTACTG GGGCAGTTTTATCAGAAGCATCTTCACCATTGCTAGACTGA